CTAATGATCTTTTTTTACAGGCAACATTTGGCGGAATTCTTTTAGGAGTAGGTTTGGGGATTGTGTTTAAACGTGGAGCTACTACAGGAGGGACAGACCTTGCCGGAGCTATTGTAAACAAGCATTTTCCGGGTTTAAGTATAGCAAAGGGTATGGCTATCGCCGATTTTGTAATAGTAACATTTGCAGGTGTTGTCGATAATAATCCTAACACTTCGCTTTATTCTTTAATAGCTCTTTTCTTTTGTACAAAGATAGCTGATATGATTCTTGACGGTTTAGGCTACTTTAAAGGCTTTTTTATTGTGAGCTCTAAGCCGGCTGAAATCGGGGATGCTCTTATGAGTAAACTTGAAAGAGGTGTTACCCTCCTCAAAGGAGAAGGCATGTATTCAAAGCAGGATCGTCCTGTTCTGCTCTGTGTTGTAAGCCGGGCTCAATTTGTCAGAGCAAAGGAAATTATTACCGAAATAGACGAAAGAGCTTTTATCATGGTCTGTGATATGCAGGAAGTTTACGGTCTCGGTTTTAAGCAAAAAATAAAGTAAACTTAGCCTTACAGGTTTGATAAGTCATTGACGGCAGATAGTTAATTATGGTATAGTTAGGTATGGATTTAGGAATTTTTATTACGGATAATAGATTAAAGTTTTCACAAGAGCTTGCGAATAAGCTTAGGGATAAGGGCTTAAAGGTTTGTTTGAGTTCGGAGTATAAAGAAGATAATAAAGAAAGCGGTGTTACTACCGAAATCGAATGGAACCGCTCGTCTCTTTTTTCTCTTCAAGCTATTCCGCTTAAATTAAAAAATATAAATATTGCAGCCGATACGTCAATTTTGATTTTTGATGCTCCTGCTTATTCTAAAATATATCCGGGGACGGATGCTATCTCTATAGACAAAACGATGAGCGATCTTGTTTCGGCAAATGCAGCTCTTTCCCTTGTTCTAAAAAACTACTATATTAAAAAAGCGCAAGGCCGGCTAATCTTTGTTCACCGTGATGCTGATGTTCCTTGCGGTAATCCCAATATTTCGGCAGCCTCTGCTGCTTTTGCCCGTATTGCGGAAGAAACGGTTGATGCCGTAAGAAAGACGGAGCTTCCCGGTGTGCAAACTCTTTTGGTAAAATTAGAAGGTTTTGAAGATGAGGTTTTTGCCGATTGGTTATGCAATCAGATAGGTTTACCGGTCTTGTCCCGAAGTCCCGGCCGATGGGTAAAAGCAGGGCAGCGCGGCTTTTTCGGTAAGTAAGAATTTACAGTTGGGAGCCTCTAAAAACATCAGTTTTTAGAGGGTTTCCTTAAATTTAATTTGCGATGTTTTTCATAAGTCATTGATACATAAGGACTTATGAAAAACTCGTCGGGTATCTCTAAAATCCAACAAGGTTTTTAGAGATACCCAGTTATATGAATGGGGCTTTTAGCCAGGTAAGTTCGTGTTTGTTTGCCGTAAGATGAACAATCTTTGAGTTCGGAATTGCCGCAAATTTTTTAACGGTTTCGTTATCGGGTTCTCCCTGCATTTTTATTGTGCAAATAAATTTTTCGCAAAGTCCCGAGTCAATCCACTTTATAACCCAATCATAAAGCCTCGGAGGATAGCAGATTACATCGGAGCAAAGCCAATCTATTTTTCCTATGTCTTCCGGCTTTAAGGTAAAGGCATCATGCTTTATAAATTCTATATTTTTCTTTGCCATTAAATCAGGCCTCAAGGGGCTTCGGTCGATTGCGATAATCTTGCAGCCTAAGCTGTCCAAGACCCAGCTCCAGCCTCCAGGGCAGGCTCCGGCATCGAGGCAGATAGAATCGGCTGCGGGCAGAGAATTCTTTTTTTCGGAAGAAGCTGTGGGCAAGGCTTCGGCCTTTTCTGCAAGGCCGTTTTTTTCTTGGTGCTTTTTTAAGTAAAAATTTAAGAGGGTTAAGGCTTCCCACATTTTTAAGTAGGCTCGGCTCGGCGGATTTATCTTATCTTCCTTAAAGAAAATTTCTCCCCGTGGGAAGGGACTTGAAGTTTTTGCCGAAGCGAGAATTTGATTTTCGTTTAAGAGGGTCCAGATCCCAATTTCGGCTGACGGAACATCGTAGGGAAAATCCCTTTCTTTTTTGCTGATAAAGGGAAGTTTTTTTTCGATGAGCTCTGCCCGCCTAAAACAGTTAAACGGAACAAATGCCCAGTTTCTTTGAATTGAGCGCAAAATATCGGCAGCCTCGCTTATACTCGAAAACTCTGCCATAAACGGTTCTTTCATACAAAGGCGGCTCCAAAAAACATCTTTCGGAAAATTTTCTCTGTATACTATGTTACCGTAGACAGCGGCATCTTTTGGAAGACGGGTAATT
The DNA window shown above is from Treponema denticola and carries:
- a CDS encoding YitT family protein, producing MNKILPVKHLSTKFVIGVLLDTFWVTVGSVLAAVALQFFLIPGTIAPGGVSGLSVAIEKLTGIRVYILNLIINVPLFIFGAKLLGKKSAVFTLLSILVLSGVLAVLPQDFVFTNDLFLQATFGGILLGVGLGIVFKRGATTGGTDLAGAIVNKHFPGLSIAKGMAIADFVIVTFAGVVDNNPNTSLYSLIALFFCTKIADMILDGLGYFKGFFIVSSKPAEIGDALMSKLERGVTLLKGEGMYSKQDRPVLLCVVSRAQFVRAKEIITEIDERAFIMVCDMQEVYGLGFKQKIK
- a CDS encoding SAM-dependent methyltransferase; the encoded protein is MPNKDDSRIKLLKGWAWLTVPQFENHLLDELGIPHGEAPMEITRLPKDAAVYGNIVYRENFPKDVFWSRLCMKEPFMAEFSSISEAADILRSIQRNWAFVPFNCFRRAELIEKKLPFISKKERDFPYDVPSAEIGIWTLLNENQILASAKTSSPFPRGEIFFKEDKINPPSRAYLKMWEALTLLNFYLKKHQEKNGLAEKAEALPTASSEKKNSLPAADSICLDAGACPGGWSWVLDSLGCKIIAIDRSPLRPDLMAKKNIEFIKHDAFTLKPEDIGKIDWLCSDVICYPPRLYDWVIKWIDSGLCEKFICTIKMQGEPDNETVKKFAAIPNSKIVHLTANKHELTWLKAPFI